One region of Labrus bergylta chromosome 23, fLabBer1.1, whole genome shotgun sequence genomic DNA includes:
- the arfgap3 gene encoding ADP-ribosylation factor GTPase-activating protein 3 isoform X1, with translation MSEPSKQEISTIFKRLRSIPPNKVCFDCSAKNPSWASITYGVFLCIDCSGTHRSLGVHLSFIRSTELDFNWSWFQLRCMQVGGNASAISFFNQHGCTTSAANSKYNSRAAQLYRDKIKTLGTQATRSHGTELWLDSQAPLSPTAPDDKQVDFFSLLSQSEPENLNIGKMSLSSTLSERPSTPVKEENGNGNPEEGPSVDMLSMSPKANLDVPSLLKKKPAAAKKTLASKKGGLGAQKVSSKSFSELEKKAQAADKLREKEGGPASTKKNTQPEESITPSLRLAYKDFEQQRKVEEKKFKGFEGNKKEQAERLGMGLGSRGEMSHSVTSDMHMIQQETPVGAKSKKGRRFNDDDDDEGSFSPRVSSRYENEAETSDSYSARWESRGEVEGWMKESKKPEPDFYLTSTISSLDDRSTSRRKPEPVSDSGEAQKKFGVDVKSISSDMYFGKQDNSEYEAKTRLERFSGSSSISSADLFEDQKKQAASSYRLTNVLPSAPDMAQLRLGVRSVAGKLSVMASGVVNSIQDHYST, from the exons ATGTCAGAGCCCAGCAAGCAAGAGATTTCAACTATTTTTAAGCGACTTCGCTCCATTCCTCCGAACAAG GTTTGCTTTGACTGCTCGGCTAAAAACCCGAGTTGGGCCAGCATCACCTATGGGGTGTTCCTCTGTATAGATTGCTCTGGGACTCACAGGTCTCTTGGGGTGCACCTGTCCTTCATCAG GTCCACGGAGCTGGATTTTAATTGGTCCTGGTTTCAGCTGAGGTGTATGCAAGTTGGAGGCAATGCCAGTGCG atttcatttttcaaccaaCATGGTTGCACAACAAGCGCCGCAAATTCCAAATACAACAGCCGAGCCGCTCAGCTGTACAGAGACAAGATAAAGACTTTAGGCACACAGGCCACCAGAAGTCATGGCACCGAG CTGTGGCTCGACAGTCAGGCTCCTCTCTCCCCAACAGCACCAGACGACAAGCAGGTGGATTTCTTCAGTCTGCTTTCACAG TCTGAACCTGAAAACTTGAACATTGGCAAAATGAGTCTAAGCTCGACCTTATCAGAGAGGCCTTCAACTCCGGTTAAAGAGGAGAATGGAAATG GCAATCCAGAGGAGGGTCCAAGCGTGGATATGCTTAGTATGTCTCCAAAAGCAAATCTag ATGTCCCATCTCTTCTTAAGAAGAAGCCAGCTGCTGCCAAGAAAACC TTGGCCTCTAAGAAAGGCGGTCTTGGCGCTCAGAAGGTGAGCAGCAAGAGTTTCTCCGAGCTGGAGAAGAAAGCTCAAGCTGCCGACAagctcagagagaaagagggggggcCGGCGTCCACCAAGAAGAACACCCAACCTGAAGAATCCAT CACTCCATCTCTGCGACTGGCCTATAAGGATtttgagcagcagaggaaagtGGAGGAGAAGAAGTTTAAGGGATTTGAGgggaacaagaaggaacaagcTGAGAGACTGGGCATGGGACTGGGCAGCAGAGG CGAGATGTCTCACTCGGTGACGTCGGACATGCACATGATCCAGCAGGAGACTCCTGTGGGGGCCAAAAGCAAGAAAGGGCGACGGTTCAatgacgacgatgatgatgaaggaTCCTTCAGCCCCAG GGTCTCGTCTCGATACGAGAATGAAGCAGAGACGTCTGATAGTTATTCAGCGCGGTGGGAAAGTAGAGGTGAGGTCGAAGGCTGGATGAAGGAGAGCAAGAAACCAGAGCCGGACTTCTACCTGACCTCCACGATCTCATCGCTGGACGACAG GTCCACATCCAGAAGAAAACCCGAACCGGTCTCGGACTCGGGGGAAGCTCAGAAAAAGTTTGGAGTTGATGTGAAATCCATCTCTTCAGACATGTACTTTGGGAAACAGGATAACTCTGAG TACGAGGCCAAAACCCGACTGGAGAGATTCTCTGGGAGTTCCTCTATAAGCTCAGCGGACCTGTTTGAAGATCAGAAGAAACAGGCTG CGAGTTCCTACCGTCTGACCAACGTGCTGCCCAGCGCTCCTGACATGGCCCAGCTCAGACTGGGAGTGCGCTCTGTTGCGGGGAAACTCTCCGTCATGGCCAGTGGTGTCGTGAACTCTATTCAG GATCACTACAGTACTTGA
- the arfgap3 gene encoding ADP-ribosylation factor GTPase-activating protein 3 isoform X2 produces the protein MSEPSKQEISTIFKRLRSIPPNKVCFDCSAKNPSWASITYGVFLCIDCSGTHRSLGVHLSFIRSTELDFNWSWFQLRCMQVGGNASAISFFNQHGCTTSAANSKYNSRAAQLYRDKIKTLGTQATRSHGTELWLDSQAPLSPTAPDDKQVDFFSLLSQSEPENLNIGKMSLSSTLSERPSTPVKEENGNEEGPSVDMLSMSPKANLDVPSLLKKKPAAAKKTLASKKGGLGAQKVSSKSFSELEKKAQAADKLREKEGGPASTKKNTQPEESITPSLRLAYKDFEQQRKVEEKKFKGFEGNKKEQAERLGMGLGSRGEMSHSVTSDMHMIQQETPVGAKSKKGRRFNDDDDDEGSFSPRVSSRYENEAETSDSYSARWESRGEVEGWMKESKKPEPDFYLTSTISSLDDRSTSRRKPEPVSDSGEAQKKFGVDVKSISSDMYFGKQDNSEYEAKTRLERFSGSSSISSADLFEDQKKQAASSYRLTNVLPSAPDMAQLRLGVRSVAGKLSVMASGVVNSIQDHYST, from the exons ATGTCAGAGCCCAGCAAGCAAGAGATTTCAACTATTTTTAAGCGACTTCGCTCCATTCCTCCGAACAAG GTTTGCTTTGACTGCTCGGCTAAAAACCCGAGTTGGGCCAGCATCACCTATGGGGTGTTCCTCTGTATAGATTGCTCTGGGACTCACAGGTCTCTTGGGGTGCACCTGTCCTTCATCAG GTCCACGGAGCTGGATTTTAATTGGTCCTGGTTTCAGCTGAGGTGTATGCAAGTTGGAGGCAATGCCAGTGCG atttcatttttcaaccaaCATGGTTGCACAACAAGCGCCGCAAATTCCAAATACAACAGCCGAGCCGCTCAGCTGTACAGAGACAAGATAAAGACTTTAGGCACACAGGCCACCAGAAGTCATGGCACCGAG CTGTGGCTCGACAGTCAGGCTCCTCTCTCCCCAACAGCACCAGACGACAAGCAGGTGGATTTCTTCAGTCTGCTTTCACAG TCTGAACCTGAAAACTTGAACATTGGCAAAATGAGTCTAAGCTCGACCTTATCAGAGAGGCCTTCAACTCCGGTTAAAGAGGAGAATGGAAATG AGGAGGGTCCAAGCGTGGATATGCTTAGTATGTCTCCAAAAGCAAATCTag ATGTCCCATCTCTTCTTAAGAAGAAGCCAGCTGCTGCCAAGAAAACC TTGGCCTCTAAGAAAGGCGGTCTTGGCGCTCAGAAGGTGAGCAGCAAGAGTTTCTCCGAGCTGGAGAAGAAAGCTCAAGCTGCCGACAagctcagagagaaagagggggggcCGGCGTCCACCAAGAAGAACACCCAACCTGAAGAATCCAT CACTCCATCTCTGCGACTGGCCTATAAGGATtttgagcagcagaggaaagtGGAGGAGAAGAAGTTTAAGGGATTTGAGgggaacaagaaggaacaagcTGAGAGACTGGGCATGGGACTGGGCAGCAGAGG CGAGATGTCTCACTCGGTGACGTCGGACATGCACATGATCCAGCAGGAGACTCCTGTGGGGGCCAAAAGCAAGAAAGGGCGACGGTTCAatgacgacgatgatgatgaaggaTCCTTCAGCCCCAG GGTCTCGTCTCGATACGAGAATGAAGCAGAGACGTCTGATAGTTATTCAGCGCGGTGGGAAAGTAGAGGTGAGGTCGAAGGCTGGATGAAGGAGAGCAAGAAACCAGAGCCGGACTTCTACCTGACCTCCACGATCTCATCGCTGGACGACAG GTCCACATCCAGAAGAAAACCCGAACCGGTCTCGGACTCGGGGGAAGCTCAGAAAAAGTTTGGAGTTGATGTGAAATCCATCTCTTCAGACATGTACTTTGGGAAACAGGATAACTCTGAG TACGAGGCCAAAACCCGACTGGAGAGATTCTCTGGGAGTTCCTCTATAAGCTCAGCGGACCTGTTTGAAGATCAGAAGAAACAGGCTG CGAGTTCCTACCGTCTGACCAACGTGCTGCCCAGCGCTCCTGACATGGCCCAGCTCAGACTGGGAGTGCGCTCTGTTGCGGGGAAACTCTCCGTCATGGCCAGTGGTGTCGTGAACTCTATTCAG GATCACTACAGTACTTGA